One Papio anubis isolate 15944 chromosome 18, Panubis1.0, whole genome shotgun sequence genomic window, TCCGGTCCTGAGAACCACCTTGAGCCGTTTTCTGGTTTGGTTCCTAGTGAAGTAGGAGCTTTAGGGCACCAGCTGGGATCTGCGGACTCCTCCACGGATCCAATTTTGGACCCCACTGGGTCAGCAGGGATGGGGTTATAATACGCTGAGGCGGGGAGGTTCTCgatgaggcacagaaagattccATGTAACTGAAGGCATGATGTCACCTGAAAATTCACTGACCCATGAGTCCACTTCTTCCCTCCTACTCTCTGGGCGGAGCAGTGGCCTGCTCTGGTCCGCAAAGCCCCTGGGCTCCTGCATCCCTACACTCCTTTCCCAGACAGGTGCAAACAGGGAAGGGGGCGAGTCAGAGGTGGAGGAAATGTGACCACACGTGGCACTGGCATCCCCCAAGAAAAGTTGGAGTGAGCATGTGTCCCCGTGGCTATGGGGTAATAGCGAGACTGTCAATGATGTCCAGGCATGCACCCCGGGGGGGTTGGGGGGAACATTGGAGACCTCCCCAAGAAAGCAAAGTAAAAGCAAAGCACACCTGGGAACCAGGAGAGGGCCTGTGCCAGAATCCAAGCCACATTCAGGGATGCCTGCCAGAGGAGCAGAGAGATTTGTGCAAAGTACACCCTACCCTGGGCAATGCAACAACTATGTATCCCTGAGGCAACCACCCCTGTACCCAGCCAAAACCCAGTCCCTTTGGCTCCCTGACGTCTGTTGCAGCCAAAAGATTGTGTGTTGGGAGGCAGTCCCACCCAGGAGCAGAGGAAGTGGATGTCCCTCAAGAATGAGACAGGAAGTCCTGATGAAAGGCAATAACACCCCCTTTCAAATAAGGCAAAGGCCAGCCACTGACAGTTCATCCTAGATGAAACATGCAGCCATCAGTTGGGACATGGAGACCAAACGAGCTTCCTTATCTGAAATGGGTATGGAAGACCAGTGCTCCAGGATGGTCATGCCTACCCAATCTATAGAAATATGTTTGGAGAGGGAAACAATCATTAAACGGAACTCGAAAATGTTTCAACCTGATGGACTCAAAAGTGTTATTTGTTGAAGACACTGagccagaggaaggaagaaataggCCCCTCAGATACATGGCAGACAGAGTGAGAGGGAGGACCGAGCAGTGGCCAGAGCTCAGGCTGGATAAAGGATAATGCCACCACCATGGGCATCTGGGAAGAAGGAGTGGCCAGTCCACATCCTGTTCCCAGCTTTCTCTCCAAGCCTGTGTCATGGTGTGGGTGTGGCAACATTTCTCAATGAGAGGAGAGGATGGGAGAAGTAAGGACCATCTAGAACCATCTTCTTTGACGTTGGTCTGCATCCCTCCTGTGGGAGGACAATGAGCTCCTGTGAGGCTTTTGTCCTTAGGTGTGGTGTGCCAGTATTGATCCCAGAGAAGAGGTCGCTCAGGATGGGGAGGAGATTTAACCCCTCTGGGTCTGAGGCAGCTCCCCACGTGGCCCATGTGACAGGGGCCTCGACTTGTGGGGAGACTCACCTGCACACCGTCCCGGCAGGCCTGAGGCTGGGATCC contains:
- the LOC103881435 gene encoding uncharacterized protein LOC103881435 isoform X1, whose translation is MDQEEHTTPKDKNLTGAHRSPAGDFYCSSLTSRSGARVGLANAHVQGASAGHRDPYRRPGDESLRLGETGKCQDLWRAHSYEEISGGVLGNQWGIPASGLPGRCAGGMQTNVKEDGSRWSLLLPSSPLIEKCCHTHTMTQAWRESWEQDVDWPLLLPRCPWWWHYPLSSLSSGHCSVLPLTLSAMYLRGLFLPSSGSVSSTNNTFESIRLKHFRVPFNDCFPLQTYFYRLGRHDHPGALVFHTHFR